A single genomic interval of Haloterrigena salifodinae harbors:
- the cheA gene encoding chemotaxis protein CheA produces MVRVSDAITTFVHESEEDIQKLNNALLDLENDPDGNEAIETVFRVAHNLKGNFGIMGFATASELSHAVEDLLDQIRDGRLEVTSERMDLVFEAVDQIELMVDEIAENGEPTTDPAETIESIRASIDGESAQAATEQPAANSATAVDDAADDDGRSRYRATVDVGETDAKRVDAMFVLDATGDADAFELVHTVPDRDTIEDGEFDGTFDVELAVDAADDGDEIASFYEESRYVESVTVDSVADATETETADETPAQTVDSGVETAPDTSSEDGDDDSDESNSEETSIASRRNKEVESIRVDVEQVDRLYNQVEEMVTSRIKLRKIIKGSGLVSAEEELEEHGKITSSLQDTVLEIRLVPLEKIVGNFPRVVRDLARDQGKEIDFEMEGVDNEMDRSILNELSDPLMHIIRNAVDHGIEPPAVREEKGKPREGTIRLTGERERDRVSITVEDDGAGLDVERIKEKAVEKGIMTQEEIDVLDESEVYDLIFHPGFSTRDEVTEVSGRGVGMDVVNEVVRGVDGTINVESEPDEGTSVTLTLPVSVAIVRVLFVTIGDETYGIPIKNIDEISELEDLTIETIEGQEIITHDDRVYPLIALDDTLDVGDAERSDDDMVIRIKTDVRQVCIRCSDVVGQEEVVIKPFEGILSGAPGISGASVLGEGEVVMILDVETL; encoded by the coding sequence GTGGTCCGGGTGAGCGACGCCATCACCACGTTCGTCCACGAGAGCGAGGAGGACATCCAGAAGCTGAACAACGCCCTGCTCGACCTCGAGAACGATCCCGACGGTAACGAGGCGATCGAGACCGTCTTCCGGGTCGCCCACAACCTCAAAGGGAACTTCGGCATCATGGGCTTCGCCACGGCCAGCGAGCTATCACACGCCGTCGAAGACCTCCTCGACCAGATCCGGGACGGCCGGCTCGAGGTAACCTCCGAGCGGATGGATCTCGTCTTCGAGGCGGTCGACCAGATCGAGCTGATGGTCGACGAGATCGCCGAGAACGGCGAGCCGACGACCGATCCCGCGGAGACGATCGAATCGATTCGCGCTTCGATCGACGGCGAGAGCGCTCAAGCGGCGACCGAACAGCCAGCTGCGAACTCCGCCACCGCGGTCGACGACGCGGCGGACGACGACGGCCGATCTCGCTACCGTGCGACCGTCGACGTGGGCGAGACCGACGCCAAACGCGTCGACGCGATGTTCGTCCTCGACGCGACGGGCGACGCCGACGCGTTCGAGCTGGTCCACACCGTTCCCGATCGGGACACGATCGAGGACGGCGAGTTCGACGGCACGTTCGACGTCGAACTGGCAGTCGACGCCGCCGACGACGGCGACGAGATCGCGTCGTTCTACGAGGAGAGTCGCTACGTCGAATCGGTGACCGTCGATTCGGTCGCCGACGCGACCGAGACGGAGACGGCCGACGAGACGCCCGCGCAGACGGTCGACAGCGGAGTCGAGACCGCTCCTGACACGTCAAGCGAGGACGGCGACGACGACTCCGACGAATCGAACTCCGAGGAGACGTCGATCGCCTCGCGGCGCAACAAGGAGGTCGAATCGATCCGCGTCGACGTCGAACAGGTCGACCGCCTCTACAACCAGGTCGAGGAGATGGTCACGAGTCGGATCAAGCTCCGCAAGATCATCAAGGGGAGCGGACTCGTCTCCGCCGAGGAGGAACTCGAGGAACACGGCAAGATCACCTCGAGCCTGCAGGATACGGTCCTCGAGATCCGCCTCGTTCCGCTGGAGAAGATCGTCGGCAACTTCCCGCGGGTCGTCCGCGACCTCGCGCGCGATCAGGGCAAGGAGATCGACTTCGAGATGGAGGGCGTCGACAACGAGATGGACCGCTCGATCCTCAACGAACTGAGCGACCCGCTGATGCACATCATTCGGAACGCGGTCGACCATGGGATCGAGCCGCCGGCGGTCCGCGAGGAGAAGGGCAAGCCCCGCGAGGGGACGATCCGCCTCACCGGCGAGCGCGAACGCGACCGCGTGTCGATCACCGTCGAGGACGACGGCGCCGGCCTCGACGTCGAGCGGATCAAGGAGAAGGCCGTCGAGAAGGGGATCATGACCCAGGAGGAGATCGATGTCCTCGACGAGTCCGAAGTCTACGACCTGATCTTCCACCCGGGGTTCTCGACGCGCGACGAGGTGACCGAAGTCAGCGGTCGCGGCGTCGGGATGGACGTCGTCAACGAGGTCGTTCGCGGCGTCGACGGGACGATCAACGTCGAGAGCGAACCTGACGAGGGCACGAGCGTCACGCTCACGCTCCCCGTCAGCGTGGCGATCGTCCGAGTGCTCTTCGTGACGATCGGGGACGAAACGTACGGCATTCCGATCAAGAACATCGACGAGATCTCCGAACTCGAGGACCTCACCATCGAGACGATCGAGGGCCAGGAGATCATCACGCACGACGACCGCGTGTACCCCCTGATCGCGCTCGACGACACCCTCGACGTCGGCGACGCCGAGCGCTCCGACGACGACATGGTGATCCGGATCAAGACGGACGTCCGTCAGGTCTGCATCCGCTGTTCGGACGTCGTCGGACAGGAGGAGGTCGTTATCAAACCGTTCGAGGGGATCCTGAGCGGTGCGCCCGGCATTAGCGGGGCGTCCGTCCTCGGCGAGGGCGAGGTCGTGATGATCCTCGACGTGGAGACACTGTAA
- the cheB gene encoding chemotaxis-specific protein-glutamate methyltransferase CheB, which translates to MVRAVIADDSGVMREILSEILTAAGIDVVEAVEDGTSAVRAILERDPDVATIDISMPDKNGLEVIEEVMAERPTPMLVISARANDGASETFEALDRGAVDFIAKPSGQLSVDIWSQRDEIVEKVRAAAAVDPTTLTQDAGAEPVQSTVPADRVPDGSTVVIGSSTGGPQVLERVLAELPREAKLRVLIVQHMTDHYTGRFAMRLNERTAYECREASDGDTVGAGDAVVAKGGRHLEVTADRDGELAVAHDDGPKIHNVKPAIDVTMRSAAEAVSGPLVGAVFTGMGADGAAGLSAIKAAGGKTIAQDEETSRVFGMPGRAVETGDVDMVLPEKRLAEGIVNALDGWSG; encoded by the coding sequence ATGGTTCGCGCCGTTATCGCGGACGATTCCGGCGTTATGCGCGAGATTCTCTCCGAGATTCTCACGGCGGCCGGAATCGACGTCGTCGAGGCGGTCGAGGACGGGACCAGCGCCGTCCGCGCGATCTTAGAGCGCGATCCCGACGTCGCGACGATCGACATCAGCATGCCGGACAAGAACGGCCTGGAAGTGATCGAAGAGGTCATGGCCGAGCGACCGACGCCGATGCTGGTGATCAGCGCTCGAGCAAACGACGGGGCGTCGGAGACGTTCGAGGCCCTCGACCGGGGGGCCGTCGACTTCATCGCGAAGCCGAGCGGGCAGCTCTCGGTCGACATCTGGTCCCAGCGTGACGAGATCGTCGAGAAGGTTCGGGCCGCGGCCGCGGTCGATCCGACGACGCTTACCCAGGACGCCGGCGCGGAGCCGGTTCAGTCGACGGTTCCGGCCGACCGGGTCCCGGACGGATCGACGGTCGTCATCGGGTCGTCGACCGGCGGACCGCAGGTCCTCGAACGGGTGCTCGCAGAACTGCCGCGAGAAGCGAAGTTACGAGTTCTCATCGTACAACACATGACAGACCACTACACCGGACGTTTTGCAATGCGTCTGAACGAGCGAACAGCATACGAGTGTCGAGAAGCATCGGACGGCGATACGGTTGGGGCGGGCGACGCGGTCGTCGCAAAGGGCGGTCGCCACCTCGAGGTGACGGCCGATCGCGACGGCGAGCTCGCGGTCGCCCACGACGACGGGCCCAAGATCCACAACGTCAAACCCGCGATCGACGTCACGATGCGGTCGGCCGCCGAGGCGGTCTCCGGGCCCCTCGTCGGGGCGGTGTTTACCGGTATGGGCGCCGACGGCGCGGCCGGACTCTCCGCGATCAAGGCCGCCGGCGGAAAGACCATCGCGCAGGACGAGGAGACCTCCAGAGTCTTCGGCATGCCCGGCCGCGCGGTCGAAACCGGCGACGTCGACATGGTGTTGCCGGAGAAACGGCTCGCCGAAGGAATCGTTAACGCGCTCGACGGGTGGTCCGGGTGA
- a CDS encoding response regulator produces the protein MTVKVLIVDNSEVMREVLEEAIKEEFSVVAEAENGAEAIEAVDTYDVDVIMMDMVMPGIDGVEATATIKEKAPGIKVIFCTSVTQQERMKPAIEAGADGYIMKPFENSTIREAIHDVVS, from the coding sequence ATGACAGTGAAGGTACTGATCGTCGATAACTCCGAAGTGATGCGAGAAGTGTTGGAAGAAGCGATCAAGGAGGAGTTTTCCGTCGTCGCGGAGGCCGAAAACGGAGCGGAAGCGATCGAAGCGGTCGACACCTACGACGTCGACGTCATCATGATGGACATGGTGATGCCGGGCATCGACGGCGTCGAGGCGACGGCCACGATCAAGGAGAAAGCTCCCGGTATCAAGGTCATCTTCTGTACGAGCGTGACCCAACAGGAGCGGATGAAGCCGGCGATCGAGGCCGGGGCTGACGGCTACATCATGAAGCCGTTCGAGAACAGCACGATCCGAGAAGCGATTCACGATGTCGTCTCCTGA
- a CDS encoding ParA family protein — MARLARLCVTNQKGGVGKTTVAITLAGALSQRNRNVLFVDLDPQGNGTEGLGLTDAYDAAPPTLFDALVDDSSVSFDELVWHHDEMDVLPSNIDMTAAEASLLQLDDGERRLAKLLDTADYGYDYVIVDCPPHLGMLTDNALYAAPNLVIPALAESTSKRSLELLFDYTRAFEMEHDVQIDAKSLVVNRIENTGEATEMLEWFEEAVPDVPTFEVRKRVALQRAFSSGRSIFAADEEIDMCERFRAVAASLDEEFSTTEMTV, encoded by the coding sequence ATGGCGCGACTCGCGCGGCTCTGTGTAACCAATCAGAAAGGGGGCGTCGGAAAGACGACAGTGGCGATCACTCTCGCTGGCGCGCTCAGTCAGCGAAACAGGAACGTCCTCTTCGTCGATCTCGATCCCCAAGGCAACGGCACTGAGGGGCTCGGCCTCACCGACGCGTACGACGCGGCTCCGCCGACGTTGTTCGACGCGCTCGTCGACGACTCGTCGGTCTCGTTCGACGAGCTCGTCTGGCATCACGACGAGATGGACGTGCTCCCGAGCAACATCGACATGACGGCCGCCGAAGCGTCGCTGTTGCAACTGGACGACGGCGAACGGCGGCTCGCAAAGCTGCTCGACACCGCGGATTACGGCTACGACTACGTGATCGTCGACTGCCCGCCCCACCTCGGGATGCTCACCGACAACGCGCTGTATGCCGCGCCCAACCTCGTCATTCCGGCGCTGGCCGAATCGACGAGCAAGCGCTCCCTTGAGTTGCTGTTCGACTACACGCGGGCGTTCGAGATGGAACACGACGTGCAGATCGACGCCAAATCGCTGGTCGTCAACCGGATCGAAAACACCGGCGAGGCGACCGAGATGCTCGAGTGGTTCGAGGAGGCCGTCCCCGACGTCCCTACGTTCGAGGTCCGGAAACGCGTCGCCCTCCAGCGGGCGTTCTCGAGCGGCCGGTCGATCTTCGCGGCCGACGAGGAGATCGACATGTGCGAGCGGTTCCGAGCGGTCGCGGCCTCGCTCGACGAGGAGTTTTCCACCACGGAGATGACAGTATGA
- a CDS encoding chemotaxis protein CheW, with protein MTDERAERIKRIRNRSRSQATANANNGDEDESAADDAADADAAPETDDSGTNDPDSRDPEPTATDAAAGSADRSDDGVETAAAAESGSGDVSEPASHDVPEHSGGSAERATEPTGQTTQPRARAAEPAARTGSHAASAPGRGAEPEAYGGGQAARADPATRANNPLTPAAESAAAGDGAAAGRVQQFDAADGMEPIVDATALETDTASGDGSVLRGAVGAEDGMFADDTALNHSARSDESTVQVLEFSLNNDRYAIAIDRISAIVEMKEITRFPRGPEAIDGVTDLRGEITAVVDPTALLNIERSEPSDEQYIVVLNRGDDKQKLGIRVTEVRQAATYHEDQIDESRGADDNGHEFVDSVIKKPNGDHTSLISWLDIDSIIEQIK; from the coding sequence ATGACTGACGAACGAGCAGAACGAATCAAACGGATCCGGAACCGATCCCGATCGCAGGCGACTGCGAACGCGAACAACGGCGACGAAGACGAATCGGCGGCGGACGACGCCGCCGACGCGGACGCCGCGCCCGAGACGGACGATTCTGGGACGAACGACCCCGACTCGAGGGATCCCGAACCGACCGCGACCGACGCCGCCGCCGGCAGCGCCGATCGGTCCGACGACGGTGTCGAAACGGCTGCCGCCGCCGAGTCCGGTTCCGGTGACGTCTCCGAACCGGCTTCCCACGACGTCCCCGAGCACTCCGGCGGTTCGGCCGAGCGAGCGACCGAGCCGACCGGACAGACGACGCAGCCTCGGGCCCGGGCCGCCGAACCGGCCGCACGGACGGGTTCTCACGCGGCGTCCGCCCCGGGACGGGGCGCCGAACCAGAAGCGTACGGCGGCGGGCAGGCCGCCCGCGCCGATCCGGCGACCCGCGCGAACAACCCACTCACTCCGGCCGCGGAATCGGCAGCCGCGGGCGACGGAGCTGCGGCGGGTCGCGTCCAGCAGTTCGATGCGGCCGACGGAATGGAACCGATCGTGGACGCGACGGCGCTGGAAACCGACACGGCGTCCGGGGACGGGTCGGTCCTCCGGGGTGCGGTCGGCGCTGAAGACGGGATGTTCGCCGACGACACCGCGTTGAACCACTCGGCTCGCAGCGACGAGAGCACCGTTCAGGTCCTCGAGTTCTCGCTCAACAACGACCGGTACGCGATCGCGATCGATCGCATCAGCGCGATCGTGGAGATGAAAGAGATCACCCGGTTCCCGCGCGGTCCGGAGGCGATCGACGGCGTCACGGACCTCCGCGGTGAGATCACGGCGGTCGTCGATCCGACGGCCCTGTTGAACATCGAGCGGAGCGAACCTTCGGACGAGCAGTACATTGTCGTGCTCAACCGCGGCGACGACAAGCAGAAACTCGGCATCAGGGTGACCGAAGTCCGTCAGGCCGCGACGTATCACGAGGACCAGATTGACGAGTCTCGGGGCGCCGACGACAACGGCCACGAGTTCGTCGACTCGGTCATCAAGAAACCCAACGGCGATCACACGAGCCTGATCTCGTGGCTGGATATCGACAGCATCATCGAGCAGATCAAGTAA
- a CDS encoding chemotaxis protein CheW encodes MATKSLQSDADGTHVLEFDLGENRYCVEIGYIAEIVNSDELTAIPNTPAHVEGVMDLRGETTRIVNLKTLLGLEDDGFGDRIIVFKRKRGAPERIGWFADEVHQVQALASDVVNTAVDGDGIAGVIRREDEFVVWVDPTAIRI; translated from the coding sequence ATGGCGACGAAGTCGCTCCAGTCCGACGCCGACGGAACGCACGTCCTCGAGTTCGACCTCGGCGAGAACCGCTACTGCGTCGAGATCGGTTACATCGCCGAGATCGTCAACTCCGACGAACTGACCGCGATCCCGAACACGCCGGCCCACGTCGAGGGTGTCATGGACCTCCGCGGCGAGACGACCAGGATCGTGAACCTCAAGACGCTTCTCGGGCTCGAGGACGACGGATTCGGGGATCGGATCATCGTCTTCAAACGTAAACGGGGAGCACCCGAACGGATCGGCTGGTTCGCCGACGAAGTCCACCAGGTGCAGGCGCTGGCGTCCGACGTCGTCAACACGGCGGTCGACGGTGACGGGATCGCCGGCGTCATCCGACGAGAAGACGAGTTCGTCGTCTGGGTCGATCCGACCGCGATCAGGATCTGA
- a CDS encoding CheR family methyltransferase: MTHTDDFDRLLSHIESRYGFATSYYADRYLRRRIRSRLSRNGLERDAYSSYLSLLEDDDGAEQTALLDTLSVNVTSFFRDTSVWDELRGVLETLQERRDRSLSAWSVPCSDGREPYSLAMLARESAGISSHRLSIRASDIDENALERARNGVYEQQRTSNLETELSYLDAYRSYLDCPDDRDDDDDVESYRVGSSIKRMVDFDRFDLITDSIGSTYDLVLCRNFFIYVDDRHHRTVLEKLADAIRPGGYLVIGKSESLTRNIENAFEPADRASRIYRRQ; encoded by the coding sequence ATGACACACACCGACGATTTCGACCGCCTCCTTTCGCACATCGAATCCCGGTACGGGTTCGCGACGAGTTACTACGCCGATCGGTATCTCCGCCGCCGAATCCGATCCCGGCTGTCGAGAAACGGTCTCGAGCGAGACGCCTACAGCAGCTACCTCTCGTTGCTCGAGGACGACGACGGCGCCGAGCAGACGGCGTTGCTCGATACGCTGAGCGTCAACGTCACGTCGTTCTTCCGCGACACCTCCGTCTGGGACGAGCTTCGAGGCGTCCTCGAGACGCTCCAGGAACGGCGGGACCGATCGCTTTCGGCGTGGAGCGTCCCCTGCTCCGACGGTCGCGAGCCGTACTCGCTGGCGATGCTCGCTCGGGAAAGCGCGGGGATCTCGTCCCATCGCCTCTCTATTCGCGCCAGCGACATCGACGAAAACGCGCTCGAACGGGCGCGAAACGGCGTCTACGAACAGCAACGAACGTCCAACCTCGAGACGGAGCTGTCGTATCTCGACGCGTACCGCTCCTACCTCGACTGTCCGGACGATCGAGACGACGACGACGACGTGGAATCCTACCGAGTGGGGTCCTCGATCAAGCGAATGGTCGACTTCGATCGGTTCGATCTGATCACCGATTCGATCGGATCGACCTACGATCTGGTGCTCTGTCGGAACTTCTTCATCTATGTCGACGACCGCCACCACCGAACCGTGCTCGAGAAGCTCGCCGACGCGATCCGTCCGGGCGGCTATCTGGTTATCGGCAAGTCGGAATCGCTGACGCGGAACATCGAGAACGCGTTCGAGCCGGCCGACAGGGCGTCGCGGATCTACCGGCGGCAGTGA
- a CDS encoding D-2-hydroxyacid dehydrogenase — MSTPTDVLVLRKGTHGMPIERYAGALRDRLPDGTVDLARTPTAERDRIRDARFVTGMTLEDGLLEAAENLEVFACAYAGTGHLPLEELEERGVAVTNASGVHGPNIGEHVLGAILRFTRRFHVGARQQRRRKWRHYQAEELQGSTVTIVGLGAIGESVADRLEPFGVETIGVRYTPEKGGPTDEVVGFEGDGFEDALAQTDYLVLACPLTETTRGLIDREAFVTMDPGAVLVNVARGPVVDTDALVEALRSSWIRGASLDVTDPEPLPEDHPLWTFENVQITPHNAGHTPEYYERLADIVAENARRFADDPDAALENQVCP; from the coding sequence ATGTCCACGCCGACCGACGTTCTGGTGCTCCGGAAGGGAACTCACGGCATGCCGATCGAACGGTACGCGGGCGCGCTCCGCGACCGGCTGCCCGACGGCACCGTCGACCTCGCCCGCACGCCGACGGCGGAGCGCGACCGGATTCGGGACGCCCGCTTCGTCACCGGGATGACCCTCGAGGACGGGCTGCTCGAGGCCGCCGAGAACCTCGAGGTCTTTGCCTGCGCCTACGCGGGGACCGGCCACCTTCCCCTCGAGGAACTCGAGGAGCGCGGCGTCGCCGTAACGAACGCCTCGGGCGTCCACGGACCCAACATCGGCGAGCACGTGCTGGGCGCGATCCTCCGCTTCACCCGCCGGTTCCACGTCGGCGCGCGCCAGCAGCGCCGCCGGAAGTGGCGCCACTACCAGGCCGAGGAACTGCAGGGGTCGACGGTGACGATCGTCGGCCTCGGCGCGATCGGCGAGTCGGTCGCCGACCGCCTCGAGCCCTTCGGCGTCGAGACGATCGGCGTCCGATACACGCCCGAGAAGGGCGGTCCGACCGACGAGGTAGTCGGTTTCGAGGGCGACGGGTTCGAGGACGCGCTCGCACAAACCGACTATCTGGTGCTCGCGTGTCCGCTCACGGAGACTACGCGCGGGCTGATCGACCGCGAGGCGTTCGTGACGATGGATCCCGGCGCGGTCCTCGTCAACGTCGCCCGCGGGCCGGTCGTCGACACCGACGCGCTCGTCGAGGCGCTGCGTTCGAGCTGGATCCGCGGCGCGTCGCTGGACGTCACCGATCCCGAACCGCTGCCGGAGGACCACCCGCTGTGGACCTTCGAAAACGTCCAGATCACGCCCCACAACGCCGGCCACACCCCCGAGTACTACGAGCGACTCGCCGATATCGTGGCCGAGAACGCCCGCCGGTTCGCCGACGATCCCGACGCGGCCCTCGAGAATCAGGTCTGCCCCTGA
- a CDS encoding universal stress protein, with translation MTLSFDGPILVPVATPEDGERTAAALAPYLADSSRTIVVNVIEKAGGAPDKAGVEQRKEYAEEIFDRARGPLEATDATVETAVLYGTDIVERIFAEAEDREVDAVVFAARKGNRLAELLTGDVARRLVKEASVPVVALPLESAPQES, from the coding sequence ATGACGCTCTCGTTCGACGGACCGATCCTCGTCCCCGTCGCGACCCCCGAAGACGGCGAGCGAACAGCCGCGGCGCTCGCCCCGTATCTCGCCGACTCGAGTCGGACGATCGTCGTCAACGTGATCGAGAAGGCCGGCGGCGCGCCCGACAAGGCCGGCGTGGAACAGCGAAAGGAGTACGCCGAGGAGATCTTCGATCGTGCGCGCGGGCCGCTCGAGGCGACCGACGCGACCGTCGAGACGGCAGTCCTCTACGGCACCGATATCGTCGAGCGGATCTTCGCCGAAGCGGAGGACCGCGAGGTCGACGCCGTCGTCTTCGCGGCTCGAAAGGGGAACCGGCTGGCGGAACTGCTGACCGGCGACGTGGCGCGACGGCTGGTCAAGGAGGCGTCAGTTCCGGTGGTCGCGCTACCGCTCGAGTCGGCCCCGCAGGAGTCGTGA
- a CDS encoding DUF7344 domain-containing protein — protein sequence MLPVISDPESLTPVTGETPGDGSQFDALADRRRRAVLRYLDARDEESVSLSDLADHLVLEDDADDGGALASCGDALFGTRRRVAITLRHSHVPKLADVGAVAFDIDSNTVALTERGEQLLARADDIDAEPDAESEADRNATGTARGRAAGTSTS from the coding sequence ATGCTCCCAGTCATCTCCGATCCCGAGTCGCTGACCCCCGTTACCGGCGAGACCCCCGGGGACGGCTCACAGTTCGACGCGCTCGCGGATCGGCGTCGCCGGGCCGTTCTCCGATATCTGGACGCCCGCGACGAGGAGTCCGTCTCGCTGTCCGACCTTGCGGATCACCTCGTGCTCGAGGACGACGCGGACGACGGCGGCGCGCTGGCCAGTTGCGGCGACGCCCTGTTCGGGACGCGGCGACGCGTCGCGATCACGCTCCGACACAGCCACGTGCCGAAGCTGGCGGACGTCGGGGCCGTCGCGTTCGATATCGATTCGAACACCGTCGCGCTGACCGAGCGCGGCGAACAGTTGCTCGCTCGAGCGGACGATATCGACGCGGAGCCGGACGCCGAAAGCGAGGCTGATCGGAATGCGACCGGCACAGCCCGTGGTCGTGCCGCCGGAACGTCGACGTCGTAA
- the asd gene encoding aspartate-semialdehyde dehydrogenase, translated as MAVRAGVLGATGAVGQRLIQLLDPHPEFEIAALTASDSSAGKSYRQAAKWRVNSPIPDDVADMTVTATDPDEVPDDVDLIFSSLPSSVGAEVEPGFCEAGYVVSSNSSNGRMDDDIPLVIPEVNPGHIDLLEVQRDERGWDGAMVKNPNCSTITFVPTLAALAEFGLEKVHVSTLQAVSGAGYDGVSSMEIIDNAIPYIGSEEDKLETESRKLLGEFDGAELSHNSMAVSASCNRIPTIDGHLENVWVETEEELTVDAAAKAMREYPSLDLRSSPDPLIHVFEEPDRPQPRMDRTLGDGMAIAAGGLQETPFGLQYNCLAHNTIRGAAGASVLNGELLLEQGYI; from the coding sequence ATGGCAGTACGAGCAGGCGTCCTCGGCGCGACCGGTGCCGTTGGACAGCGACTAATCCAGCTTCTCGACCCTCACCCGGAGTTCGAGATCGCAGCACTGACCGCCAGCGACTCCAGCGCCGGCAAGAGCTACCGACAGGCCGCGAAGTGGCGCGTTAACAGCCCCATCCCCGACGACGTCGCCGACATGACCGTCACGGCGACCGACCCCGACGAGGTCCCCGACGACGTCGACCTGATCTTCTCGTCGCTCCCCTCGAGCGTCGGCGCGGAAGTCGAACCCGGCTTCTGTGAAGCGGGCTACGTCGTCTCGTCGAACTCCTCGAACGGCCGGATGGACGACGACATCCCGCTCGTGATCCCGGAGGTCAACCCCGGACACATCGACCTGCTCGAGGTCCAGCGCGACGAGCGCGGCTGGGACGGCGCGATGGTCAAGAACCCCAACTGCTCGACGATCACCTTCGTCCCCACGCTGGCCGCCCTCGCGGAGTTCGGCCTCGAGAAGGTCCACGTCTCGACGCTGCAGGCCGTCTCCGGCGCGGGCTACGACGGCGTCAGTTCGATGGAGATCATCGACAACGCCATCCCCTACATCGGCAGCGAGGAGGACAAACTCGAGACCGAGTCCCGCAAGCTCCTCGGCGAGTTCGACGGTGCCGAACTGAGTCACAACAGCATGGCGGTCTCGGCCTCCTGTAACCGCATCCCAACGATCGACGGCCACCTCGAAAACGTCTGGGTCGAGACCGAAGAGGAACTGACCGTCGACGCGGCCGCAAAGGCCATGCGCGAGTACCCCTCGCTCGACCTACGCTCCTCGCCCGACCCGCTCATCCACGTCTTCGAGGAACCCGACCGGCCCCAGCCCCGGATGGACCGCACGCTCGGCGACGGGATGGCCATCGCCGCGGGCGGCCTCCAGGAGACGCCCTTCGGGCTCCAGTACAACTGCCTCGCGCACAACACCATCCGCGGCGCCGCGGGCGCCAGCGTCCTGAACGGCGAACTCCTGCTCGAGCAGGGCTATATCTAA
- a CDS encoding 30S ribosomal protein S17e produces MAIKPAYVKKTGTILLERYPDAFTTDFEQNKESVEKLTNVESKGVRNRIAGYVTRKKSSQAAAA; encoded by the coding sequence ATGGCAATCAAACCGGCCTACGTCAAGAAGACGGGGACCATCCTCCTGGAGCGGTACCCGGACGCGTTCACGACCGACTTCGAGCAGAACAAGGAAAGCGTCGAAAAGCTCACGAACGTCGAATCCAAGGGCGTTCGCAACCGCATCGCGGGCTACGTCACCCGCAAGAAGAGTTCGCAGGCAGCCGCAGCGTAA
- a CDS encoding DUF447 domain-containing protein, with the protein MTGDESGSDALETSGEDGDSVAWPVSLSGVTETVVATRGPNGLWNLAALGLFAPEWSDVANEGPEGDSSETPDPVTARTWGSTRTRGNFRRQGEGYVLFVDDPVRFADAALSIVERETPVPDAANAWARIAVESLETGVDEGTEWERWALRPVEAAVESTAVPTIDRGFGAVVEATVAASRLGVAGYDDEDLRERLEYYASVVDRAGGPREREALERVREHSSW; encoded by the coding sequence ATGACCGGCGACGAGTCGGGATCCGACGCCCTCGAAACGAGCGGCGAGGACGGCGACTCCGTCGCGTGGCCCGTCTCGCTGTCGGGAGTCACCGAGACCGTCGTCGCCACGCGCGGGCCGAACGGGCTGTGGAACCTCGCCGCGCTCGGCCTGTTCGCGCCGGAGTGGAGCGACGTCGCGAACGAGGGTCCCGAGGGCGACTCGAGCGAAACCCCTGATCCCGTTACCGCGCGCACGTGGGGGTCCACCCGCACCCGCGGGAACTTCCGCCGGCAGGGGGAAGGGTACGTGCTGTTCGTCGACGATCCCGTCCGCTTCGCCGACGCCGCGCTCTCGATCGTGGAGCGCGAAACGCCGGTTCCTGACGCCGCGAACGCGTGGGCCCGCATCGCCGTCGAGTCGCTCGAGACGGGCGTCGACGAGGGAACCGAGTGGGAACGGTGGGCCCTCCGGCCCGTCGAGGCCGCCGTCGAATCGACGGCGGTACCGACGATCGACCGCGGGTTCGGCGCCGTCGTCGAGGCCACCGTCGCCGCCTCGCGGCTGGGCGTCGCCGGCTACGACGACGAGGACCTCCGAGAGCGCCTCGAGTACTACGCTTCGGTCGTCGACCGCGCGGGCGGTCCGCGCGAGCGTGAGGCGCTCGAGCGCGTGCGCGAGCACTCTTCGTGGTGA